The following are encoded together in the Bacillus sp. V2I10 genome:
- a CDS encoding MFS transporter, whose amino-acid sequence MEYSLQREHRTTRVHFYSFYFLVFFAFGSLFPLLPVYLKDSIGLSGSQIGMIMSISPVVMILIQPLWGILSDMTQKPTVLLTIALTLAGIFGLVFSMIDTYIWLIAIASLLAIVQSALIPLSDSISMNYVQKTKTEYGSIRLWGAVGFAVAVMAVGQLSELFSLSMIFYAFALILFIAVFFAYQLPNETKTMQISIREGIKELANVPRYFLFLFVAFLVLGPILANNIYFGIFVAELGGGLTGIGIAFLLAAGSEAPFMKFASSWISRLGMMNILMMATFISSLRWFLYFFEPPLEVVYVTTIAQGLSVGLFIPAALQYVRELAPISVGATAISLYSSVGNGLGNWFCTFFGGLILEGFSILYVYLFFGILSTVALAVLAIMNIRMRKAAPE is encoded by the coding sequence TTGGAATATTCATTGCAAAGAGAGCATCGTACAACTAGAGTTCACTTTTATTCTTTTTATTTTTTAGTTTTTTTTGCTTTCGGTTCGCTATTTCCGCTGCTTCCTGTGTATCTTAAAGACAGTATCGGGCTTTCTGGAAGTCAAATAGGTATGATCATGAGCATCAGTCCGGTTGTAATGATTTTGATTCAGCCTCTGTGGGGGATTTTGAGTGACATGACACAAAAACCGACTGTTTTATTAACGATTGCGCTGACGCTTGCAGGGATTTTTGGACTTGTTTTTTCAATGATAGATACATATATTTGGCTGATTGCCATTGCTTCGCTCCTTGCGATTGTACAGAGTGCGCTCATTCCATTATCAGACAGCATCTCAATGAATTACGTTCAAAAAACAAAAACAGAGTACGGTTCGATCCGTCTGTGGGGTGCGGTTGGATTTGCGGTCGCCGTTATGGCTGTAGGACAGCTTTCAGAGCTTTTTTCATTAAGTATGATTTTCTATGCGTTTGCCCTTATTTTATTTATTGCGGTGTTTTTCGCCTATCAGCTTCCGAATGAAACGAAAACAATGCAAATCAGCATCAGGGAAGGAATAAAAGAGCTTGCTAATGTCCCAAGGTATTTCTTGTTTTTATTTGTTGCTTTTCTGGTGCTGGGACCAATCTTAGCAAACAATATTTATTTTGGAATTTTTGTGGCAGAGCTTGGCGGGGGACTGACAGGGATAGGCATAGCCTTTCTTCTTGCAGCAGGCAGTGAGGCGCCTTTTATGAAATTTGCAAGCAGCTGGATCAGCAGACTTGGGATGATGAATATTCTTATGATGGCAACTTTTATTTCCAGCCTGAGATGGTTTCTGTACTTCTTTGAGCCTCCGCTTGAAGTGGTTTATGTTACGACCATCGCTCAAGGATTGTCTGTAGGCCTGTTTATTCCGGCAGCCCTTCAATATGTTAGAGAGCTCGCGCCGATTTCTGTAGGGGCAACAGCCATTTCCCTCTATTCATCAGTAGGGAATGGTCTCGGAAACTGGTTCTGCACATTTTTCGGTGGTTTAATCTTAGAAGGTTTTTCTATCCTTTATGTCTATTTGTTTTTTGGTATTCTTTCAACGGTCGCCTTAGCTGTATTAGCGATTATGAATATAAGAATGAGAAAAGCTGCTCCGGAATAA
- the cysK gene encoding cysteine synthase A, translating to MRVVENIADLIGDTPLVKLNRLNPENGADVYLKLEFFNPSGSVKDRAALNMILEAEKQGLLNKNSTIIEPTSGNTGIGLAMNAAARGYKAILVMPDTMTQERINLLKAYGAKVVLTPGDEKMTGAINKANELAKEIPDSFVPMQFDNEANSDAHRKSTAIEIISAMDGLGKKLSAFVATAGTGGTITGTGERLKEHYPDLTVHVVEPAGSPVLSGGKPGKHKLVGTSPGFIPDILNQNVYNEIFKIKDEQAYDITRRLAAEEGILVGPSSGAACFAALEVAKRLTPDDVVVCIACDTGERYLSSDLFLQD from the coding sequence ATGCGTGTAGTTGAAAATATAGCAGATTTAATTGGCGATACTCCCTTGGTAAAATTAAATCGGCTGAATCCTGAAAACGGAGCGGACGTCTATTTGAAGCTTGAATTTTTCAATCCAAGCGGAAGTGTAAAGGACAGAGCTGCATTAAATATGATCCTAGAGGCTGAAAAACAGGGCCTTTTAAATAAGAATTCCACCATTATTGAGCCGACTTCAGGCAATACTGGCATTGGGCTTGCAATGAACGCTGCTGCAAGAGGCTATAAAGCCATACTTGTTATGCCTGACACGATGACACAGGAACGAATCAATCTATTGAAAGCATATGGCGCTAAAGTTGTGCTGACTCCTGGCGATGAGAAAATGACTGGTGCCATCAATAAAGCGAATGAACTTGCAAAAGAAATCCCGGACAGCTTTGTTCCTATGCAGTTTGATAATGAAGCAAACTCAGATGCACACCGCAAATCAACCGCCATTGAAATCATTTCTGCAATGGACGGGCTTGGCAAAAAACTGTCTGCATTTGTGGCAACTGCCGGTACAGGCGGAACGATTACAGGAACTGGCGAAAGGCTGAAAGAGCATTATCCTGATTTAACGGTTCACGTTGTTGAGCCTGCAGGATCTCCTGTCCTGTCTGGGGGTAAGCCAGGCAAGCATAAGCTTGTAGGTACAAGTCCCGGATTCATACCTGACATTCTGAATCAGAACGTTTATAATGAAATATTCAAAATCAAAGACGAACAAGCTTACGACATTACCCGCCGTCTTGCTGCCGAAGAAGGCATATTAGTCGGCCCATCATCTGGTGCTGCCTGCTTTGCTGCACTGGAAGTAGCAAAACGTCTGACTCCTGATGATGTTGTCGTGTGCATCGCCTGCGACACAGGTGAGCGCTATTTATCAAGTGATTTATTTCTCCAGGATTAA
- the thpR gene encoding RNA 2',3'-cyclic phosphodiesterase yields the protein MTALKHFFIGISLPEELAKSIYNQASSLREEKHFKSWVHPLDYHLTLAFLGHPQSENQLEQVKHDLEKTLVNNHAFQLQTTTFKTFGRPQSPRIFWLGTEDSEKLAALRSQVYQICKHADFKLDERPFTPHVTVAKNWISEENFLNQRIASPEQMSFTVTSVDLFETKLDKNPKYHSIHNVMLR from the coding sequence ATGACAGCTTTGAAACACTTTTTTATAGGTATATCACTTCCTGAAGAATTGGCAAAATCCATTTATAATCAAGCGTCTTCTTTAAGGGAAGAAAAACATTTTAAATCTTGGGTGCATCCGCTTGATTATCATCTTACTCTGGCATTTTTAGGACATCCGCAATCAGAAAATCAATTAGAGCAGGTGAAACATGATCTTGAGAAGACCCTTGTAAATAATCATGCCTTCCAATTGCAGACAACCACATTCAAGACTTTCGGGAGACCGCAGTCACCAAGGATTTTCTGGCTGGGAACAGAGGATTCAGAAAAGCTTGCAGCGCTCAGGAGCCAGGTTTATCAGATTTGCAAACATGCTGATTTCAAACTGGATGAGCGCCCGTTTACTCCGCATGTTACCGTCGCAAAGAATTGGATCTCAGAAGAAAATTTCTTAAATCAGCGGATAGCTTCACCTGAACAAATGAGCTTTACCGTGACTAGTGTGGATCTCTTTGAGACAAAGCTTGATAAAAATCCTAAATACCATTCCATACACAACGTGATGCTGCGCTGA
- a CDS encoding CidA/LrgA family protein, with the protein MKWMKILIQIACLYLFYLAGVFIQHHLQLSMPGSIIGMFLLFFCLSLKMIRLPMLKEGSSMLLSHLSLLFIPATVGLIDHFDLFSGKGIVSALVALFSTAVVMISSAAIGQRLTMRTEASEKRGEV; encoded by the coding sequence ATGAAATGGATGAAAATATTAATTCAAATTGCTTGTTTATATCTTTTTTACCTGGCCGGAGTTTTTATACAGCATCATTTGCAGCTATCTATGCCAGGAAGCATTATCGGAATGTTTCTGCTGTTTTTCTGCCTTTCTTTAAAAATGATCAGGCTTCCGATGTTAAAAGAAGGAAGTTCTATGCTGTTAAGTCATTTATCACTGCTTTTTATTCCGGCCACAGTCGGTTTAATCGATCATTTTGATCTGTTCAGCGGTAAAGGAATCGTAAGTGCGCTTGTCGCTCTTTTCAGCACGGCCGTGGTTATGATTTCGTCCGCTGCAATAGGGCAGCGGCTCACCATGAGAACGGAAGCTTCCGAAAAAAGAGGAGAAGTCTAA
- a CDS encoding LrgB family protein, which yields MFSAVLYIVLTIVIYAAMRQLYKKYPLPILVPIATCTFFIILLLLSTGTTYSEYLKGGIWIDGLLGPAVVALAYPLYESRRILKKYAFTILASVFAGSIIGIGSGTLLAGLFHVDEELILSLAPKSVTNPIAMDIADMMGGIPALAAIYVVIAGVSGAMFGPSLLQLFGIHHSVAKGIGLGAASHGTGTARALELGELEGAISSISMTLCAIFTAIICPLLAPFILSIL from the coding sequence ATGTTTTCAGCTGTCCTTTACATAGTGTTAACGATTGTCATATATGCTGCCATGAGGCAGCTCTATAAAAAATATCCCCTGCCTATTCTTGTGCCTATAGCGACATGCACTTTTTTTATCATTCTTCTTTTATTGAGCACTGGAACGACTTATTCAGAATACTTGAAAGGCGGAATCTGGATTGATGGGCTGCTCGGACCTGCGGTTGTGGCTTTGGCCTATCCTTTATATGAAAGCCGCCGTATTCTGAAAAAATATGCCTTTACTATTCTAGCAAGTGTTTTTGCAGGAAGCATCATTGGCATTGGCAGCGGAACACTTCTTGCAGGGCTTTTTCATGTGGATGAGGAGCTGATTTTGTCTCTTGCCCCTAAATCAGTGACAAATCCAATTGCAATGGATATTGCAGACATGATGGGCGGTATTCCGGCGCTTGCTGCAATCTATGTTGTCATTGCAGGTGTTTCAGGCGCAATGTTTGGACCGTCTTTGCTGCAGCTTTTTGGCATTCATCATTCAGTAGCAAAAGGAATTGGACTAGGTGCAGCATCGCATGGCACAGGTACGGCAAGAGCACTGGAGCTGGGTGAGCTTGAAGGAGCCATCAGTTCGATTTCGATGACTTTATGCGCCATCTTTACAGCGATAATTTGCCCGCTGCTCGCACCATTTATTTTAAGCATCCTATAA
- a CDS encoding nuclease-related domain-containing protein, whose product MAQLIKIHSCISRYEMDLYRYQSQFLRLKKQQWQMIKLAYENNEFQQFVRPHTETMDGAEGKKEKENFLRKVSNILRKKEEIVSCDLNIPAAEQQADTMEFIFLSVPQTLDELKAKFMNHIFQFQMKWATSTIREKSYADVSFYENERLLELLQKLPDQHLIMYNPVFKIKNTSIGLDPILISPGEIVCIHYLEGGQHDVIEGSSERFWTVNPGDHEKKQLSPLISLNRTGTIVKQLLRESKIDLEVKKVLMYKSGFIEFPQVPYDLTLVDKRNFSGWF is encoded by the coding sequence TTGGCTCAACTAATCAAGATCCATTCTTGCATTTCAAGGTACGAGATGGATTTATACCGCTACCAAAGCCAATTTCTGCGTTTAAAGAAACAGCAATGGCAAATGATCAAGCTTGCTTATGAAAATAATGAGTTTCAGCAATTTGTAAGACCTCATACAGAGACAATGGATGGAGCAGAAGGGAAAAAGGAAAAAGAAAATTTTCTCAGAAAGGTCAGTAATATATTAAGGAAAAAAGAAGAAATTGTTTCCTGCGATTTGAATATTCCAGCTGCTGAGCAACAAGCAGACACAATGGAATTCATCTTTCTCTCCGTTCCGCAAACATTGGATGAATTAAAAGCGAAATTTATGAATCACATCTTTCAGTTCCAAATGAAATGGGCCACGTCTACCATTCGTGAAAAATCATATGCAGATGTTTCTTTTTATGAAAATGAGAGATTGCTTGAACTTCTTCAAAAATTGCCTGATCAGCATCTCATTATGTATAATCCTGTTTTCAAAATAAAAAATACGTCCATTGGGCTTGATCCGATTTTAATCAGTCCTGGAGAAATCGTTTGTATCCATTATCTCGAAGGGGGACAGCACGACGTTATTGAAGGTTCAAGTGAACGCTTCTGGACAGTGAATCCGGGAGATCATGAAAAAAAACAGCTTTCTCCTTTAATCAGTTTGAATCGAACAGGAACAATTGTTAAGCAATTACTAAGAGAAAGCAAGATCGATCTGGAAGTGAAAAAGGTACTGATGTACAAAAGCGGATTCATCGAGTTTCCCCAGGTACCATACGATTTAACACTTGTAGATAAAAGGAATTTCAGTGGATGGTTCTAA
- a CDS encoding diacylglycerol kinase family protein, whose protein sequence is MKNSIYFIINPLAGNGRSLRVWKKVKAELELNSIDYRSFLTDYSGHAEILARQIATIQDYHLKTVIGIGGDGTIHEIANGLSEFNHVQIGFIPAGSGNDFKRGYGHSSKEGSSIFLRLKRQVKTFDLGQYHTGQMNRFFVNSIGAGFDAYVAKLSNEMAVKKLLNKLRAGSLIYIAALLKGLMNYQPSTVTLTVDETVHVFENVWLAAVCNHPFYGGGMKISPSAKPDDGVLDLLVVHDLSRLKLLLLFGLVFAGKHTRLKEVHTFTGKEIKIAAAAPLMLQAEGEYIGETPVTVTLRPKSIKYYT, encoded by the coding sequence ATGAAGAACAGCATATACTTTATCATTAACCCCCTTGCCGGGAATGGCAGATCATTACGTGTTTGGAAAAAGGTAAAAGCTGAACTCGAGCTTAATTCTATAGACTATCGTTCTTTTTTAACTGACTATTCAGGTCATGCAGAAATTCTGGCCAGGCAAATAGCGACGATTCAGGATTATCACTTGAAGACGGTTATTGGAATCGGCGGAGACGGCACGATTCATGAGATCGCAAATGGGCTGAGTGAATTTAATCATGTGCAGATAGGGTTTATTCCAGCTGGATCCGGTAATGACTTTAAGAGAGGGTATGGCCATTCTTCTAAAGAAGGTTCATCAATTTTCCTCAGGTTAAAAAGGCAAGTAAAAACCTTTGACTTAGGTCAATATCATACAGGCCAAATGAACCGTTTCTTTGTAAACAGTATTGGCGCAGGGTTTGATGCATATGTTGCGAAGCTTTCAAACGAAATGGCAGTGAAGAAACTGCTGAATAAATTAAGGGCAGGTTCTTTAATTTATATAGCGGCCCTGCTGAAAGGGCTTATGAATTATCAGCCAAGTACCGTCACATTGACTGTTGATGAAACGGTTCACGTGTTTGAAAATGTCTGGCTTGCGGCAGTATGCAACCACCCATTTTATGGGGGAGGCATGAAAATTTCTCCATCTGCAAAACCGGATGATGGTGTACTTGACCTCCTCGTTGTGCATGATTTATCAAGATTAAAGCTGCTTCTGCTCTTTGGACTGGTTTTTGCGGGGAAGCATACACGGCTGAAAGAAGTTCATACGTTCACGGGAAAGGAAATAAAAATTGCTGCAGCTGCTCCGCTCATGCTTCAAGCGGAAGGAGAATACATAGGCGAAACACCGGTCACAGTCACATTGAGACCTAAAAGCATAAAGTATTATACGTGA
- the pulA gene encoding type I pullulanase, protein MLSVQRAYHAYLDEMDLITILIPKDMQSSDNKTFFLLDGETRLKLQCERQQDIENRVKYQCRLDSSIKPFGKLYEVCDELGNKTDLQIGAVIRTDEFDEHFYYEGDDLGVRFSKDSVTMKLWSPTATDVRVKLLFPSDQREETLPLKRDDSGIWTIELKGNFDSVFYTYLVCVNLIWNEAVDPYAKAVSMNGVYGVIADFGQTVVEKRKPAPLAQLTDAIIYEAHIRDFTIHPNSGINQKGKYAAFTETDTKTGMGMTSGISYLKELGITHLELLPFNDFEGVNEQNVLEHYNWGYNPLHFNAPEGSYSSDPENPYTRIKELKTAIQAIHANGMRVIMDVVYNHVYIRENSSFEKIVPGYFFRHDQNGLPSNGTGVGNDFASEMKMASKFIIDSITFWLKEYDVDGFRFDLMGILDIHTMNKVNDICKRLKPDILILGEGWDLLTPLPYEEKAIIANAGKMPGIAFFNDQFRDNIKGSTFEVLDKGFILGHSGNPEMLAKIMSGSIAHFTNPAQSINYVESHDNHTLWDKMNLCLPNEPVEYKRLRQKLAAGMVILAQGIPFLHSGQEFYRTKQGVENSYKSPDEINQLNWNEREQYANDVRYIQHLISLRKSHGAFRLSSSQEISRHYRIFMNGDGIFAYCLNDVGAYGPWRKIAVIHCSHRNGKVISLPWKGEWELASSPFIFQREANSAQHVSESFKVKEIGTFVLFQK, encoded by the coding sequence ATGTTATCGGTACAACGTGCATATCATGCATACCTTGATGAAATGGACTTAATTACAATCCTTATCCCAAAAGACATGCAGTCCTCTGACAATAAAACATTTTTTCTTCTGGATGGCGAAACCCGGCTGAAGCTGCAATGTGAGCGTCAGCAGGATATTGAAAACAGAGTTAAATATCAATGCAGACTGGATTCATCCATAAAACCATTTGGAAAATTGTATGAAGTATGTGATGAACTGGGTAATAAAACAGATCTGCAAATCGGTGCAGTTATTCGGACGGATGAATTTGATGAACACTTTTATTATGAAGGGGATGACCTTGGGGTCCGTTTCAGCAAAGACTCTGTAACAATGAAGTTATGGTCTCCGACTGCGACGGATGTACGGGTGAAATTACTGTTTCCAAGCGATCAGCGGGAGGAAACTCTTCCACTAAAGCGAGATGACAGCGGAATTTGGACAATCGAACTGAAGGGTAATTTTGACAGTGTTTTCTACACTTATCTCGTGTGTGTTAATTTAATTTGGAATGAAGCGGTTGATCCATATGCAAAAGCCGTATCCATGAATGGCGTTTATGGAGTCATCGCAGATTTTGGTCAAACAGTGGTAGAGAAACGAAAACCAGCTCCTCTTGCTCAATTAACGGATGCCATTATCTATGAAGCGCATATACGTGATTTTACCATCCATCCAAACAGCGGTATTAACCAAAAAGGCAAATATGCAGCATTCACAGAAACTGACACAAAAACCGGGATGGGAATGACATCAGGCATATCCTATCTGAAAGAACTTGGCATTACCCATTTAGAATTGCTCCCTTTCAACGATTTTGAAGGAGTCAATGAGCAGAATGTTCTCGAGCATTACAATTGGGGATACAACCCGCTTCATTTTAATGCTCCAGAAGGCAGCTACTCATCTGATCCGGAAAATCCATATACAAGAATCAAGGAGTTAAAAACAGCGATCCAGGCTATACATGCAAACGGCATGAGAGTCATTATGGATGTGGTTTACAATCATGTTTACATCAGAGAAAATTCCTCATTTGAAAAGATTGTTCCGGGATATTTCTTTCGTCATGACCAGAATGGCCTTCCTTCAAATGGTACTGGAGTAGGCAATGATTTTGCTTCAGAAATGAAAATGGCCAGCAAGTTTATTATAGATTCAATCACTTTTTGGCTGAAGGAATATGATGTTGACGGTTTTCGCTTTGATTTAATGGGGATATTGGATATTCACACAATGAATAAGGTGAACGATATTTGTAAGCGGTTAAAACCTGATATTCTTATTTTAGGAGAAGGCTGGGATTTGCTTACCCCGCTTCCATATGAAGAAAAAGCCATTATTGCAAATGCGGGTAAAATGCCTGGCATCGCATTTTTTAACGATCAGTTCAGAGACAATATTAAAGGAAGCACGTTTGAAGTGTTGGACAAAGGATTTATTCTTGGCCACTCTGGAAATCCGGAAATGCTTGCAAAAATCATGAGCGGCTCTATTGCACATTTCACAAATCCTGCACAATCCATCAATTATGTAGAATCGCATGATAATCATACGCTATGGGATAAGATGAATTTGTGTCTTCCAAATGAGCCAGTTGAATATAAACGGCTCAGGCAGAAGCTTGCTGCGGGTATGGTCATTCTTGCACAGGGAATTCCTTTTCTTCATAGCGGGCAGGAGTTTTACCGAACAAAACAAGGCGTGGAGAACAGCTATAAATCACCTGATGAGATCAATCAGCTAAACTGGAATGAAAGAGAGCAATATGCAAATGATGTCAGATATATTCAGCATCTTATTTCTCTAAGGAAGTCTCATGGAGCATTCAGGCTAAGTTCCTCACAAGAAATAAGCAGACATTATCGGATTTTTATGAATGGGGATGGCATTTTCGCGTACTGCTTAAACGATGTAGGTGCATATGGTCCATGGAGAAAGATTGCGGTCATTCATTGCAGTCATCGAAATGGCAAGGTTATATCCCTGCCCTGGAAAGGTGAATGGGAACTTGCCTCAAGTCCATTCATTTTTCAGAGAGAAGCAAACTCAGCCCAGCATGTAAGCGAATCATTTAAGGTGAAAGAAATAGGGACTTTTGTCTTATTCCAAAAGTAG
- a CDS encoding phosphotransferase family protein: MNWLEQLLGSEWELSPAGGATGDAYFAQREGQKLFLKRNSSPFLAVLSAEGIVPKLVWTKRLENGDVITAQHWLSGRELKPSDMKGENVAELLHKIHHSKELLDMLKRLGKQPLTPSIILEDLKQTVEFENFYLPEVMQAIHYLESNLPYVDCDDKVVCHCDVNHNNWLLSNDEQLYLIDWDGALIADPAIDIGMLLYWYIDEKDWESWLSTYGLNLTDQLLGRMYWYVLAQTITYTLWYRAKHNEKETNEWHNYLRQMISKLN; the protein is encoded by the coding sequence GTGAACTGGTTGGAACAACTACTAGGAAGCGAGTGGGAGCTATCTCCTGCTGGCGGAGCAACAGGCGATGCATATTTTGCACAGCGAGAAGGGCAAAAATTGTTCTTAAAACGAAATAGTTCTCCATTCTTGGCCGTTCTGTCTGCTGAAGGAATTGTTCCTAAGCTGGTATGGACAAAAAGGCTGGAAAATGGCGATGTGATTACAGCACAGCACTGGCTAAGCGGACGTGAACTGAAGCCAAGTGATATGAAAGGTGAAAATGTAGCGGAACTGCTGCATAAAATCCATCATTCCAAGGAACTGCTGGATATGCTGAAACGTCTGGGAAAACAACCGCTTACTCCTTCAATTATTTTAGAGGATTTAAAGCAAACGGTTGAGTTCGAAAACTTTTATCTCCCAGAAGTCATGCAGGCTATTCATTATCTTGAATCCAATCTTCCATATGTGGATTGTGATGATAAAGTTGTCTGTCATTGTGATGTGAATCATAATAATTGGCTGTTATCCAATGATGAACAGCTATATCTGATTGACTGGGACGGAGCCTTAATTGCAGATCCCGCAATTGATATTGGCATGCTTTTATACTGGTATATCGACGAAAAAGACTGGGAAAGCTGGCTTTCTACATATGGCCTGAACTTAACCGATCAGCTTCTTGGAAGAATGTACTGGTATGTGCTTGCGCAAACGATTACCTATACCCTTTGGTATCGCGCAAAACACAATGAAAAGGAAACAAATGAATGGCATAACTACCTGCGTCAAATGATTTCTAAGTTAAATTAG
- a CDS encoding YtzH-like family protein produces MPLEYQHQVELLKDILTEHQSDCCGTVAECEQLERVIKSLMVNTNIHQDLKNVLQNIYSYSQDGKNSSELNSYITSQQNVLTQWIDDIDSFS; encoded by the coding sequence ATGCCGCTAGAATATCAGCATCAAGTTGAATTATTAAAGGATATATTGACAGAACATCAAAGTGACTGCTGCGGAACAGTTGCAGAATGTGAACAACTTGAGCGTGTCATCAAATCACTGATGGTGAATACAAACATTCATCAGGATTTAAAAAACGTACTGCAAAATATTTATTCTTACAGTCAGGATGGAAAAAATTCTTCAGAACTGAATTCCTATATAACATCTCAGCAAAATGTTCTTACACAATGGATTGATGATATTGATTCATTTTCCTAA
- the trmB gene encoding tRNA (guanosine(46)-N7)-methyltransferase TrmB — MRLRNKPWANDFIAGHSNIVIQNPKEYKGKWNELFGNDNPIHIEVGTGKGQFVVGMSSANPNINYIGIELSESVIVGALQRAAQAERTNILLLNENAEDLTDIFAKGEIERVYLNFSDPWPKTRHEKRRLTFKTFLKRYEDILVDEGEIHFKTDNQGLFEYSLQSFSAYGLLLTYVSLDLHNSEYEGNIMTEYEEKFSQKGQRIYRSEVKYIKK; from the coding sequence ATGCGATTGCGGAATAAGCCATGGGCCAATGATTTCATTGCCGGGCATTCAAATATTGTGATTCAGAATCCTAAAGAGTATAAAGGAAAATGGAATGAACTTTTTGGGAATGATAACCCGATCCATATTGAGGTAGGGACAGGAAAAGGGCAATTTGTTGTTGGAATGTCTAGCGCTAACCCAAACATTAATTATATTGGGATTGAATTGTCTGAAAGTGTCATTGTTGGTGCTCTTCAAAGAGCAGCTCAGGCAGAACGAACAAACATTCTGCTCCTCAATGAGAATGCAGAGGATCTGACTGACATTTTTGCCAAGGGCGAAATTGAGAGAGTTTATTTGAATTTCTCTGATCCATGGCCGAAGACGAGACACGAAAAACGGAGATTAACCTTTAAGACATTTCTTAAGAGATATGAAGATATCTTGGTTGATGAAGGTGAAATTCATTTTAAAACAGATAATCAGGGATTGTTCGAGTATTCACTTCAAAGCTTCTCAGCCTATGGACTGCTCTTAACATATGTAAGCTTAGATTTGCACAATAGTGAGTATGAAGGCAACATCATGACGGAATATGAAGAAAAATTTTCACAAAAAGGGCAAAGAATTTATCGCTCTGAAGTGAAATATATAAAAAAGTAA
- a CDS encoding MBL fold metallo-hydrolase → METLKIGQTTLTWLDGGVTYLDGGAMFGVVPKPLWSKKYPVNELNQIELRTDPILVQKEGIHLLIDSGIGSGRLTDKQKRNFGVTAESNVIASLNELGLKAEDIDYVLMTHLHFDHVSGLTKLENDELVSVFPHAKIITSSIEWSEMREPNIRSANTYWKENWLAIEKQVVPFEGKTEPVPGIEMIHTGGHSDGHSIVKIEDNGEMILHMADLMPTHAHSNPLWVLAYDDYPMNSIQQKQKWLGFASEKQTWLSFYHDSFYRAIKFNEKKEIIDKVERNRPE, encoded by the coding sequence ATGGAAACTTTAAAAATAGGTCAAACAACGTTAACATGGCTTGACGGCGGGGTAACTTATCTTGATGGAGGCGCAATGTTTGGGGTCGTTCCCAAACCGCTCTGGTCAAAAAAATATCCTGTTAATGAACTCAATCAGATTGAGCTTCGCACAGATCCAATCCTTGTTCAAAAAGAGGGCATCCATTTGCTGATTGACAGCGGTATTGGCTCAGGAAGACTTACCGATAAGCAAAAGCGAAATTTTGGTGTGACAGCCGAATCAAATGTAATCGCTTCATTAAATGAATTGGGTCTGAAAGCTGAAGATATTGATTATGTCCTGATGACGCATTTGCATTTCGATCATGTTTCCGGTCTGACAAAGCTTGAAAATGATGAACTTGTATCTGTATTTCCACATGCAAAAATCATTACTTCTTCTATTGAATGGAGTGAAATGAGAGAACCTAATATTCGTTCAGCTAATACATACTGGAAAGAAAATTGGCTGGCAATCGAAAAACAAGTCGTTCCTTTTGAAGGAAAAACAGAACCAGTGCCAGGCATTGAAATGATTCACACTGGCGGCCATAGTGACGGTCACAGCATTGTTAAAATAGAAGACAATGGAGAAATGATTCTTCATATGGCAGACCTCATGCCGACGCATGCCCACAGCAATCCTTTATGGGTGCTTGCATACGATGATTATCCAATGAATTCAATACAGCAGAAGCAAAAATGGCTCGGGTTTGCGAGCGAAAAACAGACTTGGCTGTCTTTTTATCATGATTCCTTTTACCGGGCAATCAAATTCAATGAAAAAAAAGAAATCATCGATAAAGTGGAAAGAAATCGACCAGAATAA
- a CDS encoding PepSY domain-containing protein — protein MNCRKAFIGIGIGLAAAYIFKDQLKPAYITSEKALTVVKNAFKEKGPINGSWIYTVRESYTDSGETYSIYKAGITRTADSELEQYEAFVDAKSGNILHVEQIA, from the coding sequence ATGAATTGCAGAAAAGCATTCATTGGTATTGGAATTGGCCTGGCTGCTGCATACATATTTAAGGATCAATTAAAGCCGGCATATATTACTTCTGAAAAAGCTCTAACTGTTGTGAAAAATGCATTTAAGGAAAAAGGTCCGATCAATGGATCATGGATCTATACAGTCCGCGAGTCCTATACCGATTCTGGAGAGACATACAGTATTTACAAAGCGGGCATTACCAGAACGGCTGACTCAGAGCTCGAACAATATGAAGCTTTTGTGGATGCAAAAAGCGGGAATATCCTTCACGTAGAACAAATTGCATAA